The following coding sequences are from one Clostridioides difficile ATCC 9689 = DSM 1296 window:
- the glyA gene encoding serine hydroxymethyltransferase yields MFENLKKADPEIYESMKRELKRQQRNIELIASENIVSVPVMETMGSHLTNKYAEGYSGKRYYGGCEYIDEVETLAIDRIKKIFGAEHANVQPHSGANANIGVYFAMLKPGDVVMGMNLSQGGHLTHGAPVNISGQYYKFYEYGIDKDSGLIDFDEVRKIAHEVKPKMIVAGASAYPREIDFKKFREIADEVGALLMVDMAHIAGLVAAGLHQNPCEVADFVTTTTHKTLRGPRGGVILCKEKYAKDIDKAIFPGIQGGPLEHIIASKAVCFKEALSDEFKEYQVQVAKNAKALAEELIKRDFKLISGGTDNHLILLDLTNKNITGKAAEKRLDDAYITANKNTIPFDPNGALVTSGIRLGTPAVTTRGMKEEDMAIIAEAIDLCLTYDEESKARTLVVGLTEKYPLYEEYNIMD; encoded by the coding sequence ATGTTTGAGAACTTGAAAAAAGCGGACCCTGAGATTTATGAAAGTATGAAAAGAGAGTTAAAAAGACAACAAAGAAATATTGAATTAATAGCATCTGAAAACATAGTATCAGTTCCAGTAATGGAAACTATGGGAAGTCATCTTACAAATAAGTATGCAGAAGGTTACTCAGGCAAAAGATATTATGGTGGATGTGAATACATAGATGAAGTTGAAACTCTTGCAATAGATAGAATCAAAAAAATATTTGGAGCAGAACATGCTAATGTTCAACCTCATTCTGGAGCAAATGCAAATATTGGTGTATATTTTGCTATGTTAAAACCAGGTGATGTTGTTATGGGAATGAATTTATCTCAAGGTGGACATTTAACTCATGGTGCTCCAGTTAATATTTCTGGTCAATATTATAAATTTTATGAATATGGTATAGATAAAGACAGTGGACTTATAGATTTTGATGAAGTTAGAAAGATAGCACATGAAGTAAAACCTAAAATGATAGTTGCAGGAGCAAGTGCATATCCTAGAGAAATAGATTTTAAAAAGTTTAGAGAGATAGCTGATGAGGTTGGAGCATTGCTTATGGTAGATATGGCTCATATAGCAGGTCTTGTGGCTGCTGGTCTTCACCAAAATCCATGTGAAGTGGCTGATTTTGTTACAACAACAACTCACAAAACTTTAAGAGGACCTCGTGGGGGTGTTATTCTTTGTAAAGAAAAATATGCTAAAGACATAGACAAAGCAATATTCCCTGGTATTCAAGGTGGACCTCTTGAACATATAATTGCTTCTAAGGCAGTTTGCTTTAAAGAAGCTTTAAGTGATGAGTTTAAAGAATATCAGGTACAAGTTGCTAAAAATGCAAAAGCCTTAGCTGAAGAACTTATTAAAAGAGATTTTAAATTGATTTCTGGAGGTACAGATAATCATTTAATACTATTAGATTTGACTAATAAAAATATAACTGGTAAAGCAGCAGAAAAGAGATTGGATGATGCTTATATAACAGCTAATAAAAATACAATTCCATTTGACCCAAATGGTGCTCTTGTTACAAGTGGAATAAGACTTGGTACTCCAGCTGTAACTACTAGAGGTATGAAAGAAGAAGATATGGCAATAATCGCTGAGGCTATAGA
- a CDS encoding metal-sensitive transcriptional regulator, protein MEERKLAPNNEREALIKRLKRIEGQVKGIQKMVEQERYCVDILVQISAIRSAINRVGTIILENHIKGCVAESIKHDDADKTEEMIKELMDTINKFTK, encoded by the coding sequence ATGGAAGAAAGAAAATTAGCACCAAACAATGAGAGGGAAGCTCTCATAAAAAGATTAAAAAGAATAGAAGGTCAAGTTAAGGGTATACAAAAGATGGTGGAACAAGAACGTTATTGTGTTGATATATTGGTTCAAATATCTGCTATAAGGTCTGCTATAAATAGAGTAGGCACAATTATCTTAGAGAATCATATAAAAGGATGTGTAGCAGAAAGCATTAAACATGATGATGCTGATAAAACTGAAGAGATGATAAAAGAGCTTATGGATACTATAAATAAATTTACAAAATAA
- a CDS encoding threonine/serine exporter family protein, which translates to MTDMSMILHFLFSGVATAGFAVFFNAPLYLLLPAGVTGGIGWIVYVYLFNFTTNAVFAGFIAAALVSACSETLARKLKQPAIVFVIPGILPLIPGIGLYNTMLSLIQKNYSLAMSKGTDALFLSAAIALGVLVVTSFVRTLNLLKIRKNFIPYRKSK; encoded by the coding sequence ATGACTGATATGTCTATGATTTTGCATTTTTTATTTTCAGGTGTTGCAACTGCTGGATTTGCTGTTTTCTTTAATGCTCCACTATATCTACTTCTTCCAGCTGGAGTAACTGGCGGAATTGGTTGGATTGTATATGTTTATTTATTTAATTTTACTACAAATGCAGTTTTTGCAGGTTTTATCGCTGCTGCTTTGGTCTCAGCGTGCAGTGAGACTTTAGCAAGAAAACTAAAGCAACCAGCTATTGTGTTCGTAATTCCAGGTATTCTTCCTCTAATACCAGGAATTGGGCTATATAATACAATGTTGTCTTTGATTCAGAAAAATTATTCTTTGGCTATGTCAAAAGGTACAGATGCGCTATTTCTAAGTGCTGCAATAGCACTTGGTGTATTAGTTGTAACTTCTTTTGTAAGAACATTGAATCTTTTGAAAATCAGAAAAAACTTTATTCCTTACAGAAAATCAAAATAA
- a CDS encoding SoxR reducing system RseC family protein, with amino-acid sequence MNQQGFIMEIVDDRTAKLKMQRHSACAACGKCATTNSAESKEILVEVDNTIGAKVGDHVEVSMDNMNVLKAAVMAYIIPLIALLVGTIGTYYILGAIGMTTGVEAISGLVGICLTIICYLYLKKNDKKFRDSREFIPVITRILIDL; translated from the coding sequence ATGAATCAACAAGGATTTATTATGGAAATTGTTGATGATAGAACTGCAAAGTTAAAAATGCAAAGACATTCAGCTTGTGCTGCTTGTGGAAAATGTGCTACTACAAATTCAGCAGAGTCAAAAGAAATATTAGTAGAAGTAGACAACACAATTGGTGCAAAAGTTGGTGACCATGTAGAAGTGAGTATGGATAATATGAATGTATTAAAAGCAGCTGTAATGGCTTATATAATACCTCTTATAGCACTTCTTGTAGGAACAATAGGGACTTATTATATATTGGGGGCAATTGGAATGACAACTGGAGTTGAAGCCATAAGTGGATTAGTTGGAATTTGTCTTACAATAATCTGTTATTTATACTTAAAGAAGAATGACAAAAAATTTAGAGACAGTAGAGAATTTATACCAGTAATAACAAGAATATTAATTGATCTTTAA
- a CDS encoding threonine/serine exporter family protein: MNQNEELEYKKNILKLALFVGELMIKNGAETSRVEDSVLRICRSRGFYHVNIFTTPTVIIISDEKFDGFSFMKTIQSRGINLNKISLLNSFSREFVSDKEYDIDNAIARLYEIQDVKPYPLWLFYSCTGIASACFACLLGGNYVLNFILTFIIAIFAAITYDKTMKISAISAFSCLVSSFLIALSGVLLVEIGILDDPKMLIVGAIMPLLPGVAFIKAIRDLISGNLISGISRAFDAAMIIIAIASGVGFVLDTWYRIGGPF, encoded by the coding sequence ATGAATCAAAATGAGGAACTTGAATATAAGAAAAATATTCTAAAACTAGCTCTATTTGTAGGGGAACTGATGATAAAAAATGGAGCTGAAACATCTAGGGTTGAAGACAGTGTCCTTAGAATATGCAGGTCAAGAGGGTTTTATCATGTAAATATTTTTACAACTCCTACAGTAATAATTATTTCAGATGAGAAATTTGATGGCTTTTCGTTTATGAAAACGATTCAATCAAGAGGTATAAACTTAAATAAGATTTCTTTATTAAACAGTTTTTCTCGAGAATTTGTTAGTGACAAAGAGTATGATATTGATAATGCCATTGCACGTCTTTATGAAATCCAAGATGTAAAACCTTATCCTTTATGGTTATTTTACTCTTGTACAGGAATTGCATCTGCTTGTTTTGCTTGTTTGCTTGGAGGGAATTATGTATTAAATTTTATACTTACGTTTATAATAGCAATCTTTGCTGCAATTACTTATGATAAAACGATGAAGATAAGTGCAATATCTGCATTTTCCTGTTTAGTATCTTCTTTTTTAATTGCACTTTCAGGAGTTCTACTAGTTGAAATAGGCATTTTAGATGACCCTAAAATGCTTATAGTCGGCGCTATAATGCCACTACTCCCAGGAGTTGCTTTTATAAAAGCTATTAGAGATTTAATATCAGGGAATTTAATATCAGGAATTTCTCGTGCTTTTGATGCTGCTATGATTATTATTGCAATTGCTTCTGGAGTTGGTTTTGTCCTTGATACATGGTATAGAATAGGAGGTCCTTTCTAA